One stretch of Schistocerca nitens isolate TAMUIC-IGC-003100 chromosome 11, iqSchNite1.1, whole genome shotgun sequence DNA includes these proteins:
- the LOC126213055 gene encoding uncharacterized protein LOC126213055 isoform X1, producing the protein MIYYRHCTGANGEVKPLLFCYQSSWQRDLLKKYGGSCLLDATYKTTTYDIPLFFIAVKSNVGYLVVGFFFIQIENARSIHEALDIFKDWNKDWNPLYWVTDFSESEINAIEQAFPQTKVYLCLFHRKQAWGRWLKKKDNLRVPNDMKTFLDMWQEISESPTEREFRDRVAELRTHEVSRRNERAWPYFQQQWLTVCERWVKAYEDKGRFATIDTTNGVEAMNKIVKHFFLKHNSDRTLTGVTKVIINQFLPNLIRKYCLQNSAIKAYNKDVPLFLHKKTNKFAKHVMQRYASAKVELTARSVSRRSDGSFCVESAKSKNCNYVVNFDIPDCTCEDFRRYKYPCKHFCAIFIFYPEWGFDKMPESYKTSPLICLDEMYGVGFRSGSSVISNEGSSSDEAVEEAVEAAEEAVKVEEAVEVEEAVEVEEAVEAANTDGVVQTQNIPLQQFEARELCKQIYNLTYNCSNSETLQKVLESLSNCVQDLQLSNPEVGGLPLAVPSTSKQ; encoded by the coding sequence cagttggcagagagatcttttgaagaagtatgggggtagttgtttgttagatgcaacatacaaaacaacaacatatgatattcctttattttttatagctgtgaagagtaatgtgggctatttggttgtcggtttttttttcattcagattgaaaatgcaagatccattcatgaagcactagacattttcaaggactggaacaaggattggaatcccctctattgggttactgatttctcggagtcagagataaatgcaattgagcaagcattccctcagacaaaagtttacttgtgccttttccatcgaaaacaggcatggggaagatggttgaaaaaaaaggataatctacgtgtaccaaatgacatgaagacatttctggatatgtggcaagaaatttcagaatcaccaacagagagagaatttagagatcgcGTAGCAGAGTTGCGAACGCATGAGGTTTCTCGGAGAAACGAGCGTGCATGGCCATACTTTCAACAGCAATGGCTAACGGTATGTGAAAGATGGGTGAAAGCGTATGAGGACAAGGGCAGATTTGCAACTATTGACACTACAAATGGAGTTGaagccatgaacaagattgtaaaacattttttcctaaaacacaattcagacaggactttaactggggttactaaggttataataaaccagtttcttccaaacctaattagaaagtactgtctgcagaattctgccatcaaagcttataacaaagatgttccactgtttttgcataaaaaaacaaacaagtttgCGAAACATGTCATGCAGCGATATGCATCAGCAAAAGTTGAGTTAACTGCAAGATCAGTGAGTAGGAGATCGGATGGTTCGTTTTGTGTGGAGAGTGCAAagtccaaaaactgtaattatgttgtaaactttgatataccagattgcacatgtgaagattttcggagatataaatacccatgcaagcatttctgtgcaatctttattttttacccagagtggggttttgataaaatgccagaaagttataagactagtccattaatctgtcttgatgaaatgtatggggtgggctttagaagtggctcttcagtaatttcaaatgaaggcagtagtagtgacgaagctgttgaggaggcagttgaagcagctgaggaggctgtcaaggttgaggaggctgtcgaggttgaggaggctgtcgaggttgaggaggctgtcgaggcagcaaatacagatggtgttgttcaaacccagaatattcctttgcagcagtttgaagcaagggagctgtgtaaacagatttataatctcacatacaactgcagcaacagcgaaacattacaaaaagtacttgaatcactgagcaactgtgtgcaagatttgcaattatcaaatcctgaagttggtggtctcccattggcagtgccatcaacttccaaacaatag
- the LOC126213055 gene encoding uncharacterized protein LOC126213055 isoform X2 has protein sequence MIYYRHCTGANGEVKPLLFCYQSSWQRDLLKKYGGSCLLDATYKTTTYDIPLFFIAVKSNVGYLVVGFFFIQIENARSIHEALDIFKDWNKDWNPLYWVTDFSESEINAIEQAFPQTKVYLCLFHRKQAWGRWLKKKDNLRVPNDMKTFLDMWQEISESPTEREFRDRVAELRTHEVSRRNERAWPYFQQQWLTVCERWVKAYEDKGRFATIDTTNGVEAMNKIVKHFFLKHNSDRTLTGVTKVIINQFLPNLIRKYCLQNSAIKAYNKDVPLFLHKKTNKFAKHVMQRYASAKVELTARSVSRRSDGSFCVESAKSKNCNYVVNFDIPDCTCEDFRRYKYPCKHFCAIFIFYPEWGFDKMPESYKTSPLICLDEMYGVGFRSGSSVISNEGSSSDEAVEEAVEAAEEAVKVEEAVEAANTDGVVQTQNIPLQQFEARELCKQIYNLTYNCSNSETLQKVLESLSNCVQDLQLSNPEVGGLPLAVPSTSKQ, from the exons cagttggcagagagatcttttgaagaagtatgggggtagttgtttgttagatgcaacatacaaaacaacaacatatgatattcctttattttttatagctgtgaagagtaatgtgggctatttggttgtcggtttttttttcattcagattgaaaatgcaagatccattcatgaagcactagacattttcaaggactggaacaaggattggaatcccctctattgggttactgatttctcggagtcagagataaatgcaattgagcaagcattccctcagacaaaagtttacttgtgccttttccatcgaaaacaggcatggggaagatggttgaaaaaaaaggataatctacgtgtaccaaatgacatgaagacatttctggatatgtggcaagaaatttcagaatcaccaacagagagagaatttagagatcgcGTAGCAGAGTTGCGAACGCATGAGGTTTCTCGGAGAAACGAGCGTGCATGGCCATACTTTCAACAGCAATGGCTAACGGTATGTGAAAGATGGGTGAAAGCGTATGAGGACAAGGGCAGATTTGCAACTATTGACACTACAAATGGAGTTGaagccatgaacaagattgtaaaacattttttcctaaaacacaattcagacaggactttaactggggttactaaggttataataaaccagtttcttccaaacctaattagaaagtactgtctgcagaattctgccatcaaagcttataacaaagatgttccactgtttttgcataaaaaaacaaacaagtttgCGAAACATGTCATGCAGCGATATGCATCAGCAAAAGTTGAGTTAACTGCAAGATCAGTGAGTAGGAGATCGGATGGTTCGTTTTGTGTGGAGAGTGCAAagtccaaaaactgtaattatgttgtaaactttgatataccagattgcacatgtgaagattttcggagatataaatacccatgcaagcatttctgtgcaatctttattttttacccagagtggggttttgataaaatgccagaaagttataagactagtccattaatctgtcttgatgaaatgtatggggtgggctttagaagtggctcttcagtaatttcaaatgaaggcagtagtagtgacgaagctgttgaggaggcagttgaagcagctgaggaggctgtcaag gttgaggaggctgtcgaggcagcaaatacagatggtgttgttcaaacccagaatattcctttgcagcagtttgaagcaagggagctgtgtaaacagatttataatctcacatacaactgcagcaacagcgaaacattacaaaaagtacttgaatcactgagcaactgtgtgcaagatttgcaattatcaaatcctgaagttggtggtctcccattggcagtgccatcaacttccaaacaatag